The sequence CGCTTGGATACCATCCGTTCCACCGTAATCAAATGGGGATGCCTCTCGGTCAGATATTGGGAAATGAACCGGCTTACTTGTCGTGTCTCCTCAAAGGTGTACCCTCTCTTTAAAGGAACGTAAATCTGTAAACCCGTTGCCCCCGAGGTTTTCACCACACCGTCTAAACCCAATGACCGCAATGTTTCTCTGGTGAGGAGTGCCGTCTCCATCGACTGCTGGAACCCCACACGACCTCGTTGGGACGGATCGATATCAAACACGAGATCCGACGGTTGATCCGGATGGGTAATCCGGTCAAAGGACAGGTGGTATTCCAGACAGGCCAGGTTGCCCAGATAGATCAATCCGGCGGTGTCCTCCAGCCGCATGTACCGAATCTTTCCTGACTCACTGACCGGCATCCAATCCGGGATATGGGAAGGGGCATTTTTTTGATAAAATGATTTGCCGTCGGGACCGTCCGGAAATCGAATCGTGGTAAGAAAGCGGCCCCTGCAATGTGGGATTAGGTAAGGAGC is a genomic window of Desmospora profundinema containing:
- the ligD gene encoding non-homologous end-joining DNA ligase codes for the protein MPVTAKTVTVDGKEIRISNPDKVLFKEIPLTKWDWIMHLTRLAPYLIPHCRGRFLTTIRFPDGPDGKSFYQKNAPSHIPDWMPVSESGKIRYMRLEDTAGLIYLGNLACLEYHLSFDRITHPDQPSDLVFDIDPSQRGRVGFQQSMETALLTRETLRSLGLDGVVKTSGATGLQIYVPLKRGYTFEETRQVSRFISQYLTERHPHLITVERMVSKRGTKVYFDYLQHWRGKSLIAPYSPRAREEATVSTPVHWEELRPSLRPECFTLSTIHRRLARVGDLFAPLLQKRGYTLDEILSFIGKKG